A single Saccharolobus shibatae B12 DNA region contains:
- a CDS encoding helix-turn-helix domain-containing protein, whose protein sequence is MLSLRYNWKAFKLLKKYELVSHKYINVVVSHHGCWSELTSGNYIDTLINIEYSSFDILKASRIAIIRGSKENIKGQIKNIMIKDRSIIDFDISEIVSDNNKYSIYLISMLQEAENTIISKLRAKGTSIIGTSIRDGKEIYDVIVPRDVKTLVVDAIMKDDRVKIINFVEKDVNEEIIFKVISRNSLEMLLTEKERMLLRKARELGYFKVPRDRNSQELADQLGVSKMSVSLSLRNILKKISDLI, encoded by the coding sequence ATGCTTTCACTAAGGTATAATTGGAAAGCTTTTAAACTTTTAAAAAAGTATGAACTTGTGAGCCATAAGTACATTAACGTGGTGGTTTCGCACCATGGGTGCTGGTCGGAGCTCACAAGTGGAAATTACATTGATACGTTGATTAACATTGAGTACTCCAGTTTTGATATACTTAAGGCAAGTAGGATAGCTATAATTAGAGGAAGTAAAGAAAATATTAAAGGGCAGATTAAGAACATTATGATTAAGGATAGGAGTATTATAGACTTTGATATATCAGAGATTGTCAGTGATAATAATAAGTATTCAATCTATTTAATATCGATGTTACAAGAGGCTGAGAATACGATAATAAGTAAACTGAGAGCTAAGGGTACTTCTATAATTGGGACTAGCATACGAGATGGTAAGGAGATCTACGACGTTATAGTACCAAGAGACGTTAAGACTTTAGTTGTAGACGCCATAATGAAGGATGACAGGGTAAAAATTATCAACTTTGTGGAGAAGGACGTTAATGAGGAAATAATATTCAAAGTAATAAGTAGGAACTCGTTGGAAATGCTTCTAACTGAAAAGGAGAGAATGCTATTGAGAAAGGCAAGGGAGTTAGGTTATTTTAAAGTGCCTAGAGATAGGAACTCTCAAGAGCTAGCAGATCAATTGGGAGTTAGTAAGATGAGTGTGTCCCTTTCTTTGAGAAATATACTCAAAAAGATTTCTGATTTGATATAA